One window from the genome of Bacillus rossius redtenbacheri isolate Brsri chromosome 12, Brsri_v3, whole genome shotgun sequence encodes:
- the LOC134537972 gene encoding cytochrome P450 4C1-like, which produces MEVPQSWAVWCVSAVVISLVSIAVRWCFHRSRYFQLGERVPGPAGVPLLGNTWQLIARREDILKYFKELHECYGAVVRLWFGPVLCVGLMDPKDIAVILSSSKTLNKPIFYKTLKNSFGDSLLTSESEDWKRYRTILDPAFRNPIIDSYVSTFHEKSQRLADLLEEHSAGEPINMADFSRPCALEMLSETSLGVPMNIQGKNHTHCAVENIPKISEINSFVFITPWLWFSWTLKCYLIYYRMVALVTPIRSFVTRIVKDKLDSYIHLKNKVTDNQKDIVTPEQLGFLEQMELKDQTMLVITAGTDTTAYTVATTLMLLGLHQDVQRKVLQEQEIIFGGDMSRSVTAKDLKRMVYLEQVINETMRLYPVIPLVARRANEYVRFNSYTFPAGTIFVIPIYLVHRESDFFPNPDAFNPDRFSSENSASRPASSFIPFTYGRKTCIGKRYAYIAMKTMFSVLLRRYEVLESGTEDEVNSV; this is translated from the exons ATGGAGGTGCCGCAGTCGTGGGCCGTCTGGTGCGTCTCGGCAGTCGTCATCAGCCTGGTCAGCATCGCAGTGAGATGGTGCTTCCATCGAAGTCGCTACTTCCAACTGGGCGAGCGGGTACCCGGTCCTGCTGGGGTACCTCTTCTTGGCAACACTTGGCAATTAATTGCTCGCAGGGAAGACATCTTGAAATACTTCAAGGAGCTACACGAATGCTACGGTGCCGTGGTTAGATTATGGTTTGGACCAGTACTTTGTGTTGGGTTGATGGACCCCAAGGATATAGCAGTCATATTAAGTAGTAGCAAAACATTAAACAAGCCAATCTTTTACAAAACCCTTAAAAATAGTTTCGGTGATTCGTTGCTTACTTCCGAAAGCGAAGATTGGAAGAGATACCGTACAATTTTAGACCCTGCCTTCAGGAACCCGATCATCGACTCATACGTCAGCACGTTCCACGAGAAGAGCCAACGGTTGGCAGACCTGCTGGAGGAGCACAGCGCGGGAGAGCCAATCAACATGGCGGACTTCTCGAGGCCCTGCGCTCTGGAGATGCTCTCTGAGACGAGTCTGGGCGTGCCGATGAACATACAAGGTAAAAACCACACACACTGTGCTGTAGAAAACATTCCgaaaatttctgaaattaattCCTTTGTTTTTATCACACCTTGGCTGTGGTTTAGTTGGACTCTTAAGTGCTATCTAATTTATTATAGAATGGTTGCATTAGTCACGCCCATTCGTAGTTTTGTAACTCGTATAGTCAAAGATAAGCTGGATTCAtatattcacttaaaaaataagGTCACTGATAATCAGAAAGATATTGTCACACCGGAGCAACTTGGGTTCCTGGAACAAATG GAACTAAAGGACCAGACCATGTTAGTTATCACAGCTGGCACAGACACTACAGCCTACACTGTAGCCACAACCTTGATGCTGCTAGGATTACATCAAGATGTGCAGAGAAAAGTCTTACAAGAGCAGGAAATTATCTTCGGCGGAGATATGAGCCGATCCGTCACGGCAAAAGATCTGAAGCGGATGGTGTATCTGGAACAAGTGATCAATGAAACTATGAGGCTTTATCCCGTGATACCACTTGTAGCAAGGAGGGCTAACGAATATGTTCGTTTTAACAGCTACACTTTTCCAGCGGGCACTATTTTCGTAATCCCAATTTATCTGGTCCACAGGGAGTCAGATTTTTTCCCGAACCCGGACGCTTTCAATCCTGACAGGTTCAGCAGTGAGAATAGTGCCAGCCGCCCTGCTTCTTCGTTTATTCCGTTCACTTACGGTCGCAAGACGTGCATTGGCAAGCGATATGCTTACATAGCAATGAAGACCATGTTCTCAGTGCTGCTGAGAAGATACGAAGTTCTGGAAT CTGGGACCGAGGATGAAGTGAATAGCGTATAA